The following coding sequences lie in one Apium graveolens cultivar Ventura chromosome 3, ASM990537v1, whole genome shotgun sequence genomic window:
- the LOC141714406 gene encoding uncharacterized protein LOC141714406: MAKPEPCEPLKLYLFAADSTVAAVLIEEEKLDHKPVYYVSHTLKDAETRYSNIEKLAYAREVITTSERKAWVLFTDGSSTSQAGGAGIVLTSPEGFVVKQVVKFKFPATNNEAEYEGLIVGLKLAHKLEASVIDIFSDSQLVVKQVLGEFKEINDRMATNMQITLKLLQMFTSWTINNIGRSINQWADALSKVATSDIQQITDPAYFTELSHPSIEIHEVKCISNEED, from the exons ATGGCAAAGCCTGAACCATGCGAGCCTTTGAAGTTATACCTATTTGCAGCTGACTCAACAGTAGCAGCAGTACTCATTGAGGAGGAAAAATTAGATCACAAGCCCGTATACTACGTAAGCCACACACTGAAAGATGCAGAAACTCGTTATTCAAACATCGAGAAACTCGCATATGCAC GAGAAGTGATCACTACATCTGAAAGAAAAGCTTGGGTACTCTTCACAGACGGGTCATCAACCTCACAAGCAGGAGGTGCAGGAATTGTTCTCACTAGCCCTGAAGGCTTCGTAGTTAAACAGGTTGTAAAATTCAAATTCCCTGCCACCAATAACGAGGCTGAGTATGAGGGTCTAATAGTTGGTCTCAAGTTAGCTCACAAGCTAGAAGCATCTGTAATCGACATATTTAGTGACTCTCAATTGGTAGTCAAGCAAGTCCTAGGGGAATTCAAAGAAATTAATGATAGAATGGCCACAAACATGCAGATTACCCTAAAACTCCTACAAATGTTCACCTCGTGGACCATCAACAACATTGGAAGATCAATAAATCAATGGGCAGACGCCCTCTCTAAGGTGGCTACATCAGACATCCAACAGATCACAGACCCCGCCTACTTCACGGAGTTATCACACCCATCAATTGAAATCCATGAAGTCAAATGCATATCAAATGAAGAAGATTAG